Proteins encoded within one genomic window of Gigantopelta aegis isolate Gae_Host chromosome 2, Gae_host_genome, whole genome shotgun sequence:
- the LOC121376991 gene encoding uncharacterized protein LOC121376991, whose product MWTRITSDISEGLTLFTSIISIVLAIVNVLIDYEDVWNIDIDIVGIYPKLAFDVVSAVISMIVIPVLYKCKTKDPKDEKKRLLFLILTPIFFLGINGVVDGWVGMFTTSSNCYWGRKVIFDIISAILSPVGLLLSAYYSSFKQRHGEGYKPVPQFSGD is encoded by the exons ATGTGGACACGTATTACTTCAGACATTTCCGAAGGGTTGACACTTTTTACTTCAATCATCAGTATTGTTTTGGCAAT TGTGAATGTTTTAATCGATTACGAGGATGTTTGGAATATAGACATTGATATAGTGGGTATATATCCTAAACTTGCGTTTGATGTTGTTTCGGCTGTCATCTCTATGATTGTGATCCCAGTTTTATACAAGTGTAAGACGAAAGATCCAAAAGATG aaaAAAAGCGTTTGCTCTTTCTTATCTTGACACCTATATTCTTCTTGGG tATCAATGGTGTCGTCGATGGTTGGGTTGGAATGTTTACGACCAGTAGCAATTGTTATTGGGGACGTAAAGTGATCTTTGATATTATTTCGGCCATATTATCCCCAGTAGGCTTACTTTTAAGTGCATATTATAGCAGCTTCAAACAGCGACATGGTGAGGGTTATAAACCGGTGCCTCAATTTTCAGgcgattaa